A single region of the Cyanobacteria bacterium FACHB-DQ100 genome encodes:
- a CDS encoding glycosyltransferase family 2 protein codes for MQAIEETRLSNVKLSVVIPCYNELGTIETVIRTVKAAPVPNLEIIVVDDCSTDGTTELLRSRLEPQVDQVLYHSTNRGKGAALRTGFAAITGDIAIVQDADLEYDPQEFPLLIKPIAEGRADVVFGSRFVGNQPHRVVYYWHMIGNKFLTTLSNMLTNINLTDMETCYKAFRREVIQSVRIEENRFGFEPEITAKVVRMGCRIYEVGISYYGRTYKEGKKIGWRDGFRAIYCIVKYNLFASKTR; via the coding sequence ATGCAAGCCATTGAAGAAACTAGGTTGTCCAATGTCAAGTTATCGGTTGTGATTCCTTGCTACAACGAGCTGGGGACGATCGAAACGGTAATTCGGACGGTAAAAGCCGCTCCGGTTCCGAACTTAGAAATCATCGTGGTCGATGATTGCTCGACCGATGGCACGACCGAACTCTTACGATCAAGGCTCGAACCGCAAGTCGATCAGGTCCTTTATCATTCGACCAACCGCGGCAAGGGAGCCGCCTTACGAACTGGGTTCGCAGCAATTACCGGAGATATTGCGATCGTGCAAGATGCCGATTTAGAGTACGACCCACAAGAGTTTCCGTTGCTGATTAAGCCGATCGCAGAGGGTCGAGCTGATGTTGTGTTTGGGTCTCGCTTCGTCGGCAATCAGCCCCATCGCGTCGTGTACTACTGGCATATGATCGGCAACAAATTCCTGACCACCCTGTCCAATATGCTGACGAATATCAATCTAACGGACATGGAAACGTGCTACAAAGCGTTTCGGCGTGAGGTGATTCAATCGGTGCGAATTGAAGAAAATCGATTTGGATTTGAGCCAGAGATTACCGCCAAAGTTGTCAGAATGGGATGCCGCATTTACGAAGTGGGAATTTCCTATTACGGTCGGACATACAAAGAGGGTAAGAAAATTGGTTGGAGGGATGGTTTCAGGGCAATCTATTGCATTGTGAAATACAATCTTTTTGCGTCAAAAACTCGTTAA
- a CDS encoding class I SAM-dependent methyltransferase, translated as MGKSNREPLLEPLLRWLRLRRVVAEIPANSIVLDVGCGRKAAFLKAIAPRIQQGYGVDFKVAEFQTPNLKTIQVHLGEKLPFADASFDVVTMLAVLEHIEYEQAILKEIHRVLKPDGKLVLTVPSVWAQPVLEFLSYRLKIVDEAEIRDHKRYYDRQKLKQALIQAAGFEQFRHRYFQMWMNNFCTVRKG; from the coding sequence ATGGGAAAGTCAAACCGTGAACCGCTTTTAGAACCGTTACTGCGCTGGTTGCGCTTGAGACGGGTAGTTGCTGAAATTCCAGCAAACTCAATTGTTTTAGATGTGGGTTGCGGGCGAAAAGCGGCGTTTCTCAAGGCGATCGCACCTCGAATTCAGCAAGGATACGGGGTTGATTTCAAAGTCGCAGAATTTCAAACTCCAAATTTGAAGACCATTCAGGTGCATTTGGGCGAGAAATTGCCGTTCGCCGATGCCAGTTTTGATGTGGTCACGATGTTGGCAGTGTTGGAACATATTGAGTACGAGCAGGCGATCTTGAAGGAAATTCATCGCGTTCTTAAACCCGATGGGAAACTGGTGCTAACGGTGCCTTCGGTCTGGGCGCAGCCTGTTTTGGAGTTTCTATCTTATCGGCTCAAAATTGTCGATGAGGCTGAAATTCGCGACCATAAGCGGTACTATGATCGCCAAAAACTTAAGCAAGCTTTGATTCAAGCTGCAGGATTTGAACAATTTCGACATCGGTATTTTCAGATGTGGATGAATAATTTCTGTACGGTCAGGAAAGGCTAG
- a CDS encoding glycosyltransferase family 39 protein, producing the protein MTYFASGQNITSGDSIPNSLLAFNWLFNGRLDFDNFRNGIFYAGDAAAAVRPLPHFFNESSSGHLNSVYPIGAAIVSFPIYFCFYLLLLIFHPQGSAIDITSASFGELRILSERIAAALLASLSVVLFYRLSRLKVERSIALISTFIYAFATETWVISSQSLWQHGVSNLLLLGCILCLWQANRAHDRKKNLLILNAGLLCGLSLTVRPTNIVFVLMIAIYSLFAYRRRVIFLVLGLPTALISLAWNLYYFRVPGGGYQMIGSGLYDYSLKQFITSFVGLLFSPSRGLFVYTPIVVMCIPGFIQIVRRWKQKDEKLIILLFLSCCVTFVQYCFFRVWWAGWSYGPRFMTDFMPVLCLMLNYTIAQYVRQSAQLGRSLVHWKSAIFAALVAFSVFAQVVGVFAEPYWDAIPISVDVQSNALGSNSRLWQLQDTQIERSFQNIIYRLTRPTQRPEYAAGFSGKVLQVRDQDQRVLPAQLTVPAGTTTQLTATVQNTGTSPWFGYETGAVNTGAAQVLVTMFDDNNQQVRQQQLYVSGQPLPGKTTTAIGVINFPERAGTYRITFSLFAKNITAPDFASVPTVEARIVPRS; encoded by the coding sequence GTGACTTATTTTGCCAGCGGTCAAAATATCACCTCAGGAGACTCCATTCCGAATTCGCTCTTGGCGTTTAATTGGCTATTTAACGGCAGGCTCGATTTTGATAACTTTAGAAACGGCATCTTTTATGCAGGGGATGCTGCGGCCGCAGTGCGTCCATTACCTCACTTCTTCAATGAAAGTTCTAGCGGTCATCTCAATTCTGTGTATCCGATCGGGGCTGCGATCGTTAGCTTCCCTATTTACTTTTGCTTTTATTTGTTGCTGCTGATATTTCATCCACAGGGGAGTGCAATAGACATTACCAGCGCCAGCTTTGGGGAGTTGCGAATCTTATCTGAGCGAATTGCAGCCGCACTTCTCGCCTCGCTATCTGTCGTGCTGTTTTATCGGCTCAGTCGGCTGAAGGTTGAGAGATCGATCGCCCTAATTTCAACGTTTATTTATGCCTTTGCAACCGAAACCTGGGTGATTAGCTCGCAATCCCTCTGGCAGCATGGCGTTTCTAACCTATTACTGCTGGGGTGCATTCTTTGTTTATGGCAAGCCAATCGCGCTCACGATCGCAAGAAAAATCTTTTAATTCTCAATGCAGGACTGCTCTGCGGATTGTCTCTAACAGTTCGCCCAACAAATATTGTCTTTGTGCTGATGATTGCGATCTATTCGCTATTCGCATATCGGCGGCGCGTCATTTTTCTTGTTCTCGGACTGCCCACTGCATTGATTAGTCTAGCTTGGAACCTCTATTATTTTCGGGTTCCAGGCGGAGGTTATCAAATGATAGGATCGGGCCTCTACGACTACAGCCTGAAGCAATTTATCACTTCATTTGTTGGGTTGCTGTTTAGCCCCAGTCGTGGCTTGTTCGTCTACACGCCAATTGTGGTGATGTGCATTCCGGGATTTATTCAAATTGTGCGGCGCTGGAAACAGAAAGACGAAAAATTAATCATTTTGCTGTTCCTAAGCTGTTGCGTGACCTTTGTGCAGTACTGCTTTTTTAGGGTTTGGTGGGCTGGATGGAGCTATGGTCCGCGTTTTATGACGGACTTCATGCCCGTTCTGTGCCTGATGTTGAACTATACGATCGCGCAATATGTCAGGCAATCCGCTCAACTGGGTCGCAGTCTTGTTCACTGGAAGTCCGCTATTTTTGCCGCACTGGTGGCATTTTCTGTGTTTGCCCAGGTTGTCGGGGTATTTGCTGAGCCGTATTGGGATGCAATTCCAATTTCGGTCGATGTGCAGTCAAATGCTCTCGGCTCAAACTCGCGCTTGTGGCAGCTTCAAGACACTCAGATCGAGCGAAGCTTCCAGAATATTATCTATCGTTTGACTCGCCCAACCCAGAGACCTGAGTATGCAGCGGGCTTCTCTGGCAAGGTGCTACAGGTTCGCGACCAAGACCAGCGGGTGCTTCCTGCACAATTGACAGTTCCAGCCGGAACAACGACGCAGCTAACCGCGACAGTGCAAAATACAGGCACGTCGCCGTGGTTTGGCTATGAAACGGGTGCCGTCAATACTGGAGCAGCACAGGTTTTGGTGACGATGTTTGATGATAACAACCAGCAAGTTCGCCAGCAGCAGTTATATGTATCGGGGCAGCCGCTCCCTGGTAAGACAACGACTGCGATCGGGGTGATCAATTTTCCTGAGCGAGCGGGGACTTACCGGATTACTTTCTCGCTGTTTGCCAAAAACATCACTGCACCAGATTTTGCTTCTGTCCCTACCGTTGAAGCCAGGATTGTTCCACGTTCCTAG
- a CDS encoding acetyl-CoA carboxylase carboxyltransferase subunit alpha, with amino-acid sequence MPNSADRRPILLDFEKPLAELEARITQVRELAEENEVDLSDQIALLEERAIELRKEIFSGLTPGQRLQVARHPRRPSTLDYIQAISDEWMELHGDRGGHDDPAVVGGVGRIEGRPVVMLGQQKGRNTKDNIQRNFGQASPSGYRKAIRLMEHADRFGMPILTFIDTPAAWAGLEAEQFGQGEAIAYNLREMFGFEVPIICSVIGEGGSGGALAIGVGERLLMFEHAVYSVAPPETCATILWRDASKAAQAAEALKITAPDLKEMGIADEVLLEPIGGAHNDPLEAAETLKAAILRNLNELDQFTPTQRRELRYQKFRNIGVFTEAGLPTHV; translated from the coding sequence ATGCCAAATTCCGCTGATCGTCGTCCAATTCTGCTCGATTTTGAAAAACCTCTCGCTGAACTCGAAGCCCGCATTACTCAAGTTCGAGAACTCGCTGAGGAAAACGAAGTCGATTTATCTGATCAGATCGCGCTGCTTGAAGAACGTGCGATCGAGCTTCGTAAAGAAATTTTTAGCGGGTTGACTCCCGGACAGCGGCTGCAAGTTGCGCGTCACCCTCGCAGACCCAGTACGCTTGATTACATTCAAGCCATTAGCGATGAATGGATGGAGCTACATGGCGATCGAGGCGGACATGATGATCCGGCAGTGGTAGGCGGAGTCGGGCGGATTGAAGGTCGTCCGGTTGTCATGCTCGGTCAGCAAAAAGGACGAAATACTAAAGACAATATTCAGCGCAACTTTGGGCAGGCATCGCCGAGTGGATACCGTAAAGCCATTCGGCTGATGGAACACGCCGATCGCTTCGGAATGCCGATTCTCACGTTTATCGATACGCCTGCGGCGTGGGCAGGACTCGAAGCGGAACAGTTCGGGCAGGGAGAAGCGATCGCCTACAATCTGCGCGAAATGTTTGGGTTTGAAGTGCCGATCATTTGCAGCGTCATCGGTGAAGGTGGATCAGGAGGCGCTTTGGCGATCGGAGTTGGAGAACGGCTCTTAATGTTTGAACACGCCGTCTACAGCGTTGCCCCCCCGGAAACCTGTGCGACGATCTTATGGCGGGATGCGTCGAAAGCTGCACAAGCCGCAGAAGCCTTGAAGATTACGGCCCCTGACTTAAAGGAAATGGGAATTGCGGATGAGGTCTTACTTGAGCCGATCGGCGGCGCACACAACGATCCATTAGAAGCCGCAGAAACATTAAAAGCAGCAATTCTACGAAATCTCAACGAGCTAGATCAATTCACACCAACTCAGCGGCGAGAGCTACGTTATCAGAAGTTTCGTAATATTGGCGTATTTACCGAAGCAGGATTGCCGACTCATGTGTAG